The Lysobacter enzymogenes DNA segment CTGGCGTCGCGCTCGATCCGGCCGATCAGAAAACGCACGGCCTGGGCGAGGTCGTCGCGCAGCGGGCCGAAGCGTTTGCGGTAGCCGTCGAGGAATTGCTCGTCGTCGAAAGCGAACATCCTGTTCTCCTGTCCGTGGGCCGGCGCGGGCGTGCGTCTGCGGCCGGCGGCGGCGCGGCATCGCGCCGCGTACACACGGATCAACGCAGCGATACTGCGGCGGCGGCCAGGGCCGCATGTTGCGTCGGCGATACGCGGCCGGGCGGCGCGCTCAGTCCAGGCCGAAGCGTTCGGCCACGCGCAGCGCGGACGTCTCGAACTGCCACAGCGCGGTGCCCGGATCGCGCGATTCGCCGCAGGCCGCGCGCAGCGCGTCGCTCCATTGCGACAATGCGTCCAGGCCGAGCCGCCGCCGCAGCGCCGCGGCCAGCGCGGCGACGTTGGCGGGCGGGAAGAAGGCGTACACCCGCGCTTGCGGATCGAGCCGGGGCGACGGCACGCTGCCGCGCAGCACCCAGCACCAGTCCCAGGCGATGTTCTTCATCGGGTCGTGCGCGGCCGATTCGGGCTGGCTGCCCTCGAACAGCAAGGGCTCGGCGCCATCGAGCCAGACCACGAAGACCGCGCGCCACAGCGGATCGTCGATCGCCAGCAGCGAGCCGATCCAGGCGTCGACCGCATCCGTTTCCAGGTAGCGCAGCGTCAGGCTGCAGATCGCCGAGAGCGCGGCGCCGCTTTCCAGGGTCCAGCCGTAGACATAGTCGCGCAGCGGATCGAGCACGCGGTCGGCGACGATGCGGCCGTCGCGCCAGCGCGATGGCGCCATCAGCGCGCGGCCCAGCGTGTCGAGCAGGTCGCGGCGGAACCCCGCGTCGCGGCCGGGCAGGGCCGGGTCCAGGCAATGCACGCATACCGCGCTGACCAACAGCTCGTGCAGATGCCAAGTCTCGTCGGCGCGTTCCTGCGCGCGCGGCAGCAGGTAATCGAACCACAGGCTCCATTCGTCGAGGTGATCGAACGAGGTCGGGCCGCTGGTCAGTTCGGTCAGCGCGTTTTCGAGTTCGCTCAGCGCCCAGTCGGTCGCGGCGCCGGCCATCAGCCCGGTGTAGTAGTGGCGGTCGCCGCCCATGAACCAGGCTTCGCCCATCGGCTTGCGCGGCCGCGGCGCGCGTTCGCGCAGCCGCCGCAACGCATCCGGATCGGGGCCGAGGCCCGGAACCCACAGATAGGGCGGCGTAGCGGGCTCGTCCATGAGCGCGGGCGGCGCGGCCTCAGCCGCCGCGCGCCGGCCAGGCGTTGACGATCTTGCAGAACAGCTCGGCGGTGCGTTCGGTGTCGTACACGGCCGAATGCGCTTCCTCGCCGTTCCACACGAACCCGGCCGCCTGCACCGCGCGCGCGAGCACGGTCTGGCCGTAGGCCACGCCGGCCAGGGTGACGGTGTCGAACACGCTGAAGGGATGGAACGGGTTGCGCTTGTGGCCGCTGCGCGCGACCGCGGCGTTGAGGAAGTTGAGGTCGAAGTGGGCGTTGTGGCCGACCAGGATCGCGCGCTGGCAGCCGTGGCGCTTGACCGCCTCGCGCACCGGCGCGAACACCGCTTCCAGCGCCTGCCGCTCGGGCTTGGCGTCGCGGAAGGGGTGGTCGATGTCGATGCCGGTGACTTCCAGCGACTTCGGGTCGATCAGGGTGCCGGCGGCCGGCACCACGTGCGAACTGGCGACCTCGCCGGGCACCAGCCGGCCGTCGCCGTCCAGTTCGATCGGCTGCACCGCGATTTCCAGCAGGGCGTGCTTGTTCCAGTCGAATCCGCCGGTTTCCACGTCCACGACCACCGGCAGGTAGCCGCGGAAGCGGGTGGCGAGGGTGGCGGGGACGGGCGCGGCGGGAGCGGCGCTGGAGGCGGGGCCGGGGTCGATCATGGCGGGAAGCCTAACAACCGCAGCGGTTTAATACCACGCGTCGGGCCGAAGCCTGGACGATGGGCGCTGTTTGCGGCTGATCGGCGCGGTTTATGAGTGTGCCGGTCGATCTGGCTTCGGATGGGGCGCTGGCGCGAACTTCTTCGGTTGGTCGCGGCTCGCGCCGCTCCTACAGGGGGCTCGGGTCAGAAGTAGACCACGCCGTTGGCGCGCATCTGCCGCAACAACGCCGCGCCCATCTCGACAAAACCGGCTTCGTCGTCGCTGCCGGCTTCGGCCGCGAGCGCGCGCAGTTGCGCGCGCGCGTCCAACTGCGGCGATTCTTCCAGCCGCTGCAACAAGCGGAACGCGAGCGGGCTGAGCTCGGAGAAGCGCACCTCGCCGTCGGCTTCGCGGCGCAGCAGCAACAAAGTCGGCGCCGGCGGCGGCTGCGCCGGTTGGTAGTCGGGCCCGAGCCGGTGCACCGGCCAGGCGTAGGCCAGCGGCCAGGCCAGCGGCGACAGCCGCGGCGCGCGGTCGAGCAGGTCGGCTCCGTCGTGGCCGGCATCGTCGCGCGGCGCCTGCGCCTCGCTCAGCTGCAGCGCCAGTTCGACCCATTCGTAATGCGCCAATTCCAGCAGGAACGGCGGGTCCAGGCCGTCCGGCTCGTGTTCGTCGAGGTCCTGCAGATAGCGCTGGAACTCGCGCGCGATTTCGGCGAACAGCGGCGTGTGGCAGCGGTGGTCGCGATAGAAGTCGCGCACCAGCCGTTCCCAGCGCTGTTCGCCCAGGATCCGTTCGATCGCCGGGAAGTTGCCCGACAGCAGGCTCGCGATGTTGTTGAACAACAGTTCGCGATAGACCGCCAGGCGGCGGTCCTCGATGCCGGACGGCGCGGGGCTCGCGGCGGGATCGCGCAGGTGCCGGGTCAGTTCGAACTGCTGCGCGCGCAGGCGCGAAGGGGCGTCGCTCATGGGCTCAGGCGCGGGCGCGGCGGGCCGGTTCGCGCGCAGCCGGGACGGCCGATTCGCGCAGGATCCGGCGCACGATGCCCAACTCGTCGACCAGCTCTTGGTAGGGCGGGAAATTGAAGTCGCGTTCCAGCAGGGTCGGGCGCGGCCCGAACATGCGGTAAGCGTCGCCGAGCAGGTCCCAGACCTCGTGCTTGACCGGCGCGCCGTGGGTGTCGACCTTGAGGTCGTCGGCTTCGTCGTAATGGCCGGCGACGTGGATGTAGGCGATGCGCTCGTGCGGCATCGCGGCGATGAACGCGCGCGCGTCGTAGCGGTGGTTGATCGAGTTGACGTAGACGTTGTTGACGTCCAGCAGCAGGTCGCAATCGGCCTCGGCCAGGACCGCGCGGGTGAATTCGATCTCGCTCATTTCCTGGTGCGGCGCGGCGTAGTAGGAGGCGTTCTCCACCGCGATGCGGCGGCCGACGATGTCCTGGGTGCGGCGGATGCGCGCGGCGACGTGGCGCACGGCTTCCTCGGTGAAGGGAATCGGCAGCAGGTCGTAGAGATGGCCGTCGTCGCTGCAATAGCTCAGGTGTTCGCTGTAGCAGGCCACGCCGTGTTCGTCGAGGAAGCGGCGCACGCGGGCGAGGAAGGTCTCGTCGAGCGGCGCGGTGCCGCCGAGCGACAGCGACAGGCCGTGGCACACCAGCGGGTAATGCGCGGACAGCTCGCGCAGCTGCTCGCCGTAGCGGCCGCCGACGCCGATCCAGTTCTCCGGAGCGAGCTCCAGGAAATCGAAGTCGCGCGCGGCGCCGGGCGCATGCGGCGCGGACTGCAGCGGGCCCAACAGGGCCCGCCGCAGGCCGAGGCCGACGGCATCCGGGTTCAGCGGATGCGTGCCGTCCATCGTCATGCCGCGATCAGATCGAACCGCCGCACTTGCCTTCGCCGCACTTGCCTTCGCCGGCCTTCTTGCCCTTGGCGTCGGTCTTCTTCTTGTCGCCGCCGCAGCTGCCTTCGGCCTTCTTCTTGTCGCCGCCGCAGCTGCCCTCGGCCTTCTTCTTGTCGCCGCCACAGCTGCCTTCGGCCTTCTTCGCGCCGCAGCTGCCCTCGGCCTTCTTGGCGTCGGTGGCCTTGGCGTCGGCGGCCTTCTCGGCGGTCTGGGCCTGCTGCGCGCCGAGCATGTAGCCCTGCGACAGGTCGCTCATCGCGAACGCGGAAGCCGACAGGCTCAGGCCGCCGAGCAGGGTGGCGCCGAGAGCGAGGGCGACGGGCTTGTTGATTTTCTTGGACATGCGTTCTCTCCTTGTGGCGACGGGCGATTGCTCCGCCGTGGGTTGCGCTGGGCCGCGAGGGGCCCGGTGGATGGTGCTGGTGCGGAGCTTAGAACGATTGCGGGGTGGTGCGCGGTGACAACCGTAACGGCCTGGCCGGTACGGAATCCGGGCCGGCCCGCGACTGCGGACCGGTTTCGAAACAGGGATACGGCGGGCGGCGCGGCGCGGATGCAGTCACGGCGACAGGTACTCGCGCGCCAGCACCCGCGCCCGGTGCAGGCGCGACTTCACCGCCTCGCGGCTCAGGCCCAGCTCGGCGCCGATCTCGGCCACGGTCAGGCCCTCCAGGTCGCGCAGCAGGACGATCTGGCGGTAATGCGCCGGCAGCGATTCCAGCGCGGCGGCGACGTCGTGGCGCCACTCGGCCGGTTCGTGCACGACCACCGGCGCGATCTCCTCGGTGATCGGCTGGCCGCTGAACATGCGGCGCCCGCGCTTGAGCCGGTTGCACTCGCGCTTGACGATGCGGAAGGTCCAGGAGACGAAGCACTCGAGCACGCGCAGGTCGCGCAGCTTGCGCGACACCGTAATCAGGCTTTCCTGCACCGCATCCTCGACGTCGTTGATGACGCAGTGGAATTCGGCGTAGCGGCGCAGGTCCTGGCGCGAGTGCCGCAGCACCCGCTCCAAGGCGGCCGTATCGCCCGCGCGGGCGGCGGCCAGATCGCCATTGGCCAGTAACGACGTCATGTCCCCGGTGTCCTCCTTAAGCCTGTGGAAAATACACCCAAAGCCGGGGGCTGCGGGCATCCATCAAGAGTCGGGGGCGGGGCCGGAGGATTCGCGGCCGCGGCGCGGCGGCGCGCCCGGGTTAAGAAAGCATTCAGCGCGCGGACGTTGAAAACGGTTGCATCCGCGCGGCGGCGGCGTTTGCGCGCGAGCCGGTGGCCGCGGTGGCGCGTCGGCCCGGCCCGCGCGGCATGCTGCGGTGCAGCGGGCGTCTGCGACGGCGTTGCGCGGATCGGGCCCGCGAAAACGCGACGGCCCGCCGCGCGGTGCGCGGCGGGCCGGCAAGCTTGCCGGTGGCGGAAGCTTCCGCCGGCCGGCGCCGGCGGGTCAGACCGCGCCGGTGGTGCTGGTGGCGTCGCGCTTGTCGCGCGGCGGCAGCGGTTCGTCGCCCTTGACCAGGAACCACACGTTCTCGGCGATGTTGGTGGCGTGGTCGCCGACGCGCTCGATGTTCTTGGCCATGAACAGCAGATGGGTGCAGGCGGTGATGCTGCGCGCGTCCTCCATCATGTAGGTCAGCAGTTCGCGGAACAGGCCGGTGTAGGCGGTGTCGACCTCGGCGTCGCGGTCGCGCACCCGCTGCGCCAGTTCGACGTCGTTGTCGCGGTAGGCCACCAGCACGTCGCGCAATTGCTTGACCGCCAGGGTGCCCAGCGCGTGCAGGCCGGCCACGTGCGGCAGCGGCGGCGACAGGTTCAGCGCGGTCGAACGCTTGGCGACGTTGGCGGCGTAGTCGCCGACGCGCTCGATGTCCGAGGCGATGCGGATCGCGGCGAGGATCTCGCGCAGGTCGCGCGCCATCGGCCCGCGCAGCGCCAGCTTCATGACGTCGTGGCTGATTTCCTGCTCCAGCGCGTCGATCGCCTCGTCGTTGGCGATGATGCGCTCGGCCGCCTTGTCGTCGCGGCGCTGGACCACGTCGAGCGCGGATTCCAATTGCGCCGCGGCGATCTCGCCCATGCGCAGGGTTTCGTCGAGCAGGCGGCGCTGCTCGTCGTCGTAGCTCTTGACGATGTGGTCGTGCATCTGGTTGCTCATGGATGTAGGTTCCAATCTCGCTCGTGTTCTTGCTGGGCCGACGCCGCCGTGCATGGCGGGACGGCGCATCTTCGGACAGTCCGGCCCGGCCATCCATGGCCGGTCGTTCGGTGCCGCAGCCGGTGCCGATAGGGCACCGGCTAAGCGCGGCCCCTCACCCGAACCGACCGGTGATGTAATCCTCGGTCTGCTGCTTGGTCGGCTTCGAGAAGATCTGTTCGGTCGGGCCGTGTTCGATCAGGTCGCCCAGGTACATGAAGGCGGTGAAGTCGGACACGCGCGCGGCCTGCTGCATGTTGTGGGTCACGATCGCGATGGTGTAGTCCTTCTTCAGCTCCTCGACCAGCTGCTCGATGCGGCTGGTCGAGATCGGGTCCAGCGCCGAGGTCGGTTCGTCGAGCAGCAGCACCGACGGGCGCAGCGCGACCGCGCGGGCGATGCACAGGCGCTGCTGCTGGCCGCCGGACAGGCCCAGCGCGCTCTGGCCGAGCTTGTCCTTGACCTCGTCCCACAGCGCGCCCTGGCGCAGGGCCTGCTCGACGCGGTCGTTCATTTCCGACTTCGACAGCTTCTCGTGGTGGCGGATGCCGTAGGCGACGTTCTCGAAGATGGTCATCGGGAACGGCACCGGCTTCTGGAACACCATGCCGACCTTGCTGCGCAGGCGGTTCATCGGGTACTTCGGGTCGAGGATGTTCTCGCCGTCCAGCAGCACCTGGCCGCGCGCCTCCAGCTTCGGGTACAGCGCGTAGATGCGGTTGAAGATGCGCAGCAGGGTCGACTTGCCGCAGCCCGACGGGCCGATCAGCGCGGTGACCTGCTTCTCCGGGATTTCCAGGTTGATCGACTTGAGCGCGTGAAACTTGTCGTAATAGAAGTTCAGATCGCGCGCGGCCAGCTTGACCGGGTTGGCGCCGGCCGCTTCGCGGCTGGGCGTGGCGACGGACAGGCGTGCGTCGGACGAGCGAGCGTCATTCATAACCGGGTTCCGGGCGGCGGGGGTGGTGGAGAGGTCAGTCATTGGAGATCCGATTGCGCAGCACCAGCGCGCGCGCGAGCAGGCTTACGACGAGGACGAAGAAGGTCAGCACCAGCGCGCCGGCCCAGGCCAGGGTCTGCCAGGTTTCGTACGGGCTGCCGGCGAACTGGTTCATCACCACCGGCACGCTCGCCATCGGCTGCAGCACGTTGTGGCTCCAGTACTGGTTGCCGAAGGCGGTGAACAGCAGCGGCGCGGTTTCGCCGCTGATGCGCGCCAGCGCCAGCAGCA contains these protein-coding regions:
- a CDS encoding HvfC family RiPP maturation protein is translated as MSDAPSRLRAQQFELTRHLRDPAASPAPSGIEDRRLAVYRELLFNNIASLLSGNFPAIERILGEQRWERLVRDFYRDHRCHTPLFAEIAREFQRYLQDLDEHEPDGLDPPFLLELAHYEWVELALQLSEAQAPRDDAGHDGADLLDRAPRLSPLAWPLAYAWPVHRLGPDYQPAQPPPAPTLLLLRREADGEVRFSELSPLAFRLLQRLEESPQLDARAQLRALAAEAGSDDEAGFVEMGAALLRQMRANGVVYF
- the rnt gene encoding ribonuclease T, which produces MIDPGPASSAAPAAPVPATLATRFRGYLPVVVDVETGGFDWNKHALLEIAVQPIELDGDGRLVPGEVASSHVVPAAGTLIDPKSLEVTGIDIDHPFRDAKPERQALEAVFAPVREAVKRHGCQRAILVGHNAHFDLNFLNAAVARSGHKRNPFHPFSVFDTVTLAGVAYGQTVLARAVQAAGFVWNGEEAHSAVYDTERTAELFCKIVNAWPARGG
- the phoU gene encoding phosphate signaling complex protein PhoU, whose amino-acid sequence is MSNQMHDHIVKSYDDEQRRLLDETLRMGEIAAAQLESALDVVQRRDDKAAERIIANDEAIDALEQEISHDVMKLALRGPMARDLREILAAIRIASDIERVGDYAANVAKRSTALNLSPPLPHVAGLHALGTLAVKQLRDVLVAYRDNDVELAQRVRDRDAEVDTAYTGLFRELLTYMMEDARSITACTHLLFMAKNIERVGDHATNIAENVWFLVKGDEPLPPRDKRDATSTTGAV
- a CDS encoding HvfB family MNIO-type RiPP peptide maturase — encoded protein: MTMDGTHPLNPDAVGLGLRRALLGPLQSAPHAPGAARDFDFLELAPENWIGVGGRYGEQLRELSAHYPLVCHGLSLSLGGTAPLDETFLARVRRFLDEHGVACYSEHLSYCSDDGHLYDLLPIPFTEEAVRHVAARIRRTQDIVGRRIAVENASYYAAPHQEMSEIEFTRAVLAEADCDLLLDVNNVYVNSINHRYDARAFIAAMPHERIAYIHVAGHYDEADDLKVDTHGAPVKHEVWDLLGDAYRMFGPRPTLLERDFNFPPYQELVDELGIVRRILRESAVPAAREPARRARA
- a CDS encoding RNA polymerase sigma factor, with amino-acid sequence MTSLLANGDLAAARAGDTAALERVLRHSRQDLRRYAEFHCVINDVEDAVQESLITVSRKLRDLRVLECFVSWTFRIVKRECNRLKRGRRMFSGQPITEEIAPVVVHEPAEWRHDVAAALESLPAHYRQIVLLRDLEGLTVAEIGAELGLSREAVKSRLHRARVLAREYLSP
- the pstB gene encoding phosphate ABC transporter ATP-binding protein PstB, which codes for MTDLSTTPAARNPVMNDARSSDARLSVATPSREAAGANPVKLAARDLNFYYDKFHALKSINLEIPEKQVTALIGPSGCGKSTLLRIFNRIYALYPKLEARGQVLLDGENILDPKYPMNRLRSKVGMVFQKPVPFPMTIFENVAYGIRHHEKLSKSEMNDRVEQALRQGALWDEVKDKLGQSALGLSGGQQQRLCIARAVALRPSVLLLDEPTSALDPISTSRIEQLVEELKKDYTIAIVTHNMQQAARVSDFTAFMYLGDLIEHGPTEQIFSKPTKQQTEDYITGRFG